The DNA sequence AGAACCTCTATTTTTTGTAATAACTGGCATTCTTTTCTATGTATGATTTTAAATTTTCAGGAACATCTTCTAGGGGATAAATAGCTCCAACTGGACACGCAGATTCACATGCTCCACAGTCAATACATTCATCAGGATTTATATGCAAGTGCTCAACA is a window from the Brevinematia bacterium genome containing:
- a CDS encoding ferredoxin family protein gives rise to the protein MARVITEACVGTKCGTCVQVCPVDCIHPRPDESDFANVEHLHINPDECIDCGACESACPVGAIYPLEDVPENLKSYIEKNASYYKK